A stretch of the Balearica regulorum gibbericeps isolate bBalReg1 chromosome 15, bBalReg1.pri, whole genome shotgun sequence genome encodes the following:
- the SCNN1B gene encoding epithelial sodium channel subunit beta, producing the protein MNLKKYFIRALHRLQKGPGYTYKELLVWYCDNTNTHGPKRIIKEGPKKKLIWFFLTLLFASLVFWQWGILINTYLSYNVTSSLSIGFKTMKFPAVTVCNANPFKYSEVKHLLKELDRLIEAALERILQPAPWNSSENASPPLDLELWHQIPLVLIDEHDKDNPVILDIFESNQTTAGNQTSAGNQTAEGNETSAGNETFAGNHTAEGNQTSAGNQTAAPPAPANTTSEEKKYKLAVKLCSHQGPDNCTYRNFTSAAQAVTEWYILQSTSILSKVPLQERIKMGYQAEDMILACLYGAEPCNYKNFTQIYHPDHGNCYIFNWGMDEEALNSSNPGAEFGLKLILDISQQDYIPYLSSAAGARLMLHQQKSFPFLKDQGIYAMAGTETSIGVLVDELERMGYPYSDCTMNGSDVPVKNLYSQYNTSYSIQACLRSCFQNHMIEICGCGHYMFPLPEGVNYCNNEDNPGWAYCYSSLRSSIRHRQICIDSCKETCNDTQYKMTISMADWPSEASEDWIFHILSYERDMSTNVTLDRNGIIKLNIYFQEYNYRTISESAATTIVWLLSSLGGQFGFWMGGSVLCLIEFGEIIIDSLWITIINVISWCKGLKQKRAQARYPDAPPTVSELVEAHTNLGFQHEDAGALPRDEALPPEPGTPPPNYDSLRVQPLDVLGPDSDAETE; encoded by the exons ATGAACCTGAAGAAGTACTTCATTCGGGCGCTGCACCGCCTGCAGAAGGGCCCTGGCTACACCTACAAGGAGCTGCTGGTCTGGTACTGCGACAACACCAACACCCACGGCCCGAAGCGCATCATCAAAGAGGGGCcgaagaagaaattaatttggttcTTCCTAACGCTGCTCTTTGCATCTCTGGTCTTCTGGCAGTGGGGTATCCTCATCAACACCTACCTCTCCTATAACGTCACGTCATCTCTCTCTATTGGCTTTAAAACCATGAAGTTCCCAGCAGTCACGGTCTGCAATGCCAACCCTTTCAA ATACTCAGAGGTGAAGCATCTGCTGAAAGAACTGGACAGGCTCATTGAAGCAGCACTGGAGAGGATCCTGCAGCCTGCGCCGTGGAACAGCAGCGAGAACGCCTCCCCACCACTCGACCTGGAGCTCTGGCACCAGATACCCCTGGTCCTTATCGACGAGCACGACAAAGACAACCCCGTCATCCTGGACATCTTTGAGAGTAACCAGACCACTGCGGGCAACCAAACCTCTGCAGGAAATCAAACTGCTGAGGGCAATGAAACCTCTGCGGGCAATGAAACCTTTGCGGGCAACCATACCGCTGAGGGCAACCAAACCTCTGCAGGCAACCAAACGGCTGCTCCACCTGCCCCAGCCAACACGACGTCGGAAGAAAAGAAGTACAAGCTGGCGGTGAAGCTG TGCAGCCATCAGGGCCCCGACAACTGCACCTACAGGAACTTCACCAGCGCGGCGCAGGCGGTGACCGAGTGGTACATCCTGCAGTCCACGAGCATCCTCTCCAAAGTCCCGCTGCAAGAGAGAATCAAGATGGGCTACCAGGCAGAAGACATGATCCTGGCGTGTCTCTATGGGGCTGAACCCTGCAACTACAA GAATTTCACTCAAATCTACCACCCAGACCACGGTAACTGCTACATCTTTAACTGGGGCATGGACGAAGAGGCTTTGAATTCTTCCAACCCCGGAGCTGAGTTTG GGCTGAAGTTAATTCTGGACATCAGCCAGCAAGACTATATCCCCTACCTGTCATCCGCTGCCGGGGCCAGGCTCATGCTGCATCAACAGAAGAGCTTCCCCTTCCTTAAGGATCAGGGCATCTATGCAATGGCCGGGACAGAAACCTCCATCGGCGTGTTAGTG GATGAACTGGAACGGATGGGTTATCCCTACAGTGACTGCACCATGAACGGGTCTGATGTCCCTGTAAAAAATCTCTATAGCCAATATAATACTTCCTATTCCATACAg gCTTGCCTGCGCTCTTGTTTCCAAAATCACATGATTGAAATCTGTGGATGTGGTCATTATATGTTTCCTTTACCTGAAGGGGTAAATTATTGCAATAACGAAGATAACCCAGGTTGGG CATATTGCTATTCATCACTGAGATCAAGTATAAGGCACAGACAGATTTGTATTGACTCTTGTAAGGAAACGTGCAA cGACACACAGTATAAGATGACCATCTCCATGGCAGACTGGCCGTCTGAAGCTTCAGAG gACTGGATTTTCCATATTCTGTCTTATGAAAGGGATATGTCAACAAATGTGACTCTGGACAG AAACGGGATCATCAAGCTGAACATTTACTTCCAGGAGTACAACTACCGCACCATCTCGGAGTCTGCCGCCACGACG ATCGTTTGGCTGCTGTCAAGCCTGGGAGGCCAGTTCGGGTTCTGGATGGGAGGCTCGGTGCTGTGCCTCATTGAGTTTGGGGAAATCATCATTGACTCGCTGTGGATCACCATTATTAATGTGATCAGCTGGTGCAAAGGCCTGAAGCAGAAGCGGGCGCAGGCGCGGTACCCAGACGCCCCCCCAACGGTGTCAGAACTGGTGGAGGCTCACACCAACCTGGGCTTCCAGCACGAGGACGCAGGTGCCCTCCCCAGGGACGAGGCACTGCCCCCCGAGCCCGGCACCCCCCCACCCAACTACGACTCACTGCGTGTGCAGCCCCTCGACGTCCTCGGTCCCGACAGCGACGCAGAAACCGAGTGA